DNA from Serinibacter salmoneus:
GAAGCCGATGACGACCTTGTCACCCTCGGCGTCGTTGGAGGAGCCGGTGGCCTCGGTGGAGCCGCCGTCGCCGGACTCGGAGGACTCCTGCGACTCGGTCTCGGCGGGTGCGGCCTCGTTGGAGGTGCAGGACGCCAGCACCAGCGCGGAGGCGGCGGCCATGGCGGCGACGGAGGCGACGGGCTTCAGGCGGGAGGTGAACATGAGATCTCCTTTGATTCGTGTCGGGGCGTCGGAGCGGCCGCGGGCGCGTCAGGGCGCGCGAGGCCACCCGTGGGTGGTGGTGCGTCGGTTGTGTGGTCAGGGTCGGCGCACGTCAGCGTGCGCAGGGCGAGTGTGGGCGCTGTGGTTGAGGATTCATCCACCGCCCTTGGCTAGGCCGCGCTCGGCGAAGCGCTGCTGTAGGAGGACGGCGGCGACGATGATGATGCCCTTGGCCACGGCCTGCGCCGAGATCGACATGTTGTTCTGGGTGAAGACGTTGCTCAGCATCGTGAAGATCAGGACGCCGAACACGGTGCCCACGATCGTGCCGCGCCCGCCCGCCAGCAGGGTGCCGCCGACGACCACGGCCGCGATTGCGTCGAGCTCGTAGAGCATGCCGTGGGTGGAGGTGCCGGCCGTGGTGCGCGCGAGCATCATGATCGCGGCGATCCCGGCGGTGAAACCCGCCAGCCCGTAGAGCATCATCGTGTGCCGGTTCACCTTGATGCCCGCGAGACGGGCGGCCTCGGCGTTCCCCCCGACGGCGATGGTGCGGCGGCCGAAGGTGGTGCGGTTGAGCAGGATCCACCCGAGCACGGCGACCACGGCGAACATGATGACCAGGACGGGCACCCCCAGGGGTTCGGCGCGGAAGAAGTCCAGGAAGGAGTCCACGTCCACGATCTGGGTCTGGCGGTTGGAGATCATCTCGGCCAGGCCCCGGGCGGAGACCATCATGGCCAGGGTGGCGATGAAGGCGACGACCTTGCCGTAGGCGATGAGCAGACCGTTGATCAGGCCGCAGACCGTGCCCACCGCCAGCGCGGTGAAGACCATGACGATCCAGTGGGTGTTCTCGGCCATGGTCTGGGTGGCCAGGGTGGAGGCCCAGACGGTGGCCAGGCCCATGACCGACCCCACGGACAGGTCGATGCCGCCTCCGGTGATGACGAACGTCATGCCGATGCTCAGCACGCCGATCACGGCGGCCAGGCGAAGGATCGTCATGAAGTTGTCGCCGTTGAGGAAACTGTCCCCGGCGGTGATCCAGCCGACCAGGGTCAGCGCGATCAGCGCGAGCACCAGGCCCGCGTTGCGCCCGGCCGCGCCCGAGAGGAAGCTCGGGCGGGCACCGCCGGAGGCCGATCCGTGTGTCACCTCCTTGGTCTCGGAGGTCTTCGTTGACCCGCTCATGCGGCACTTCCTTCCGTGTTGTGGGACTGCTCCATGACCAGGTCCAGGACCCGGTGCTCGGTGATCTGATCGGCGGGGGCCTCGTGCACGATCCGGCCCTCGTTGACCACGAGCACCCGGTCGGACAGCCCGATGACCTCCTCGATCTCGCTGGAGACCACCAGGACGGCCACGCCCGCATCGGTGAGCTCCTTCACCAGGGCGTAGATCTCGGCGCGGGCGCCCACATCGACGCCGCGGCTGGGCTCGTCCAGGAGCAGGAGCCGGCAGCCATGTACCAGCCAGCGGGCCAGTAGTGCCTTCTGCTGGTTGCCGCCCGAGAGGGTGCGGATGGCCCGCTCGATGCCGGTCGGCCGCAGGTCCAGGGCCTGCGCCTTCTCCTGGGAGACCTCACGCTCGGCGCGTTCGTTGAGGAACCCGCTGTTGCCCATGCGGGCGAAGCTGGCCAGCGTGATGTTGCGGAACACGGCCTCGTCCAGCAGGAGGCCCTGGAACTTGCGCTCCTCGGGGCACAGGCCCACGCCGGCGGCCACGGCCTGCGGCACGGACCCGGGGCGCAGCCGGGTCCCGGCGATCTCCACGGTGCCGGACGACGCTCGCCGCGCCCCGTAGATGGTCTCCAGGATCTCCGAGCGCCCGGATCCGACCAGGCCTGCCAGGCCCACGACCTCCCCGGCGCGCACGCTCAGGTTGATGTCGTGCAGCAGCCCGGGCACCTGGACGTCGGTGACCCGCAGGACCGTCTCGGCGTTCTCGGGGACGCCCGGGCGCTGGGGGAAGGACCCGGCCGTGAGGCTGCGTCCGGTCATCAGGCGGATGAGGTCGGCGGTGGGTGTGGAGGCGACGTCGAGGTTCTCCCCGACGCTGGCGCCGTCCTTCAGGACCGTGATGCGATCGCCGATCTCCCGGATCTCCTCCATGCGGTGGGAGATGTAGACCACGGCCACGCCCTGGGCGGTGAGCTCGCGGACCACCCGGAAGAGGTTCTCCACCTCACCGGAGTCCAGCACGGCCGAGGGCTCGTCCATCACGATGACCTTGGCCTCGTGGGAGAGGGCGCGGGCCATCGAGACGATCTGCTTCCCGGCCGCGGGCAGAGTGGCGACCTCGCGGTGCGGGGAGAGCTCACCGTGCCCGAGTCGGTGCAGGATCTCCCGGGTGCGGCGGGTGAGTTCGCGGCGCTGGGTGAAGCCGCCGCGGGCGAGCTCGTGACCGAGGTAGACGTTCTCGGCGATGCTCAGGCCGTCGACCACGTCGAGTTCCTGGTACATCGTGGCGACCCCGTGGGCGAGGGCCGCCACCGGGTTGTGGATGACGACGCGTTCGCCGTTGACGAGGATCTCGCCCTCGTTCGGCTGGTACGCGCCGGAGAGCACCTTGATGAGGGTGGACTTGCCGGCACCGTTCTGCCCGAGGAGGCAATGCACCTCGCCGGCGCGCACCTCGAGGTCCACGCCGTCCAGGGCACGGGCTCCCGGGAAGGTCTTGACGATGCCGCGCATCTGCAGCAGGGGCGGTTGTGGTGGGTCTGCACTGACCATGTGATGACCATAGGCAGACTTCTGTTGACCGTCAAGCACAAGTCTGGGTTACGATCCCATAACTATGGTGAGCGCTGCCGCAAGCAAGGACGCTCCGGTGGTGAATCTCGACCAGCGCGAGGATAAGCCACCGTGGTTGACTGTGCCCGTGGACGGGCTGAGCAAATTCGCCCCCCGGCCGACAGGGGCGGGGGAGACATTCCAGTTGTTCCGGGACGGTGAGCCGCGTACCCGCGCCTCACTGGTCGCGGCGACTGGGCAGTCGCGCTCCACCGTGGCGGCGCGCATCGATGCCCTGGTGGGCACCGGATTGCTGGGGCCGAGCGGGGAGGCCGACAGCACCGGGGGCCGACCGCCCGCCACCTTCGCCTTCAGGCCGCACTCCCGGATCGTGCTGGGGGTCGACCTCGGTGCCCACCACGCCCGCATCGGGGTCACCGACCTCGCCGGCACCGTGCTCACCGAGCACCAGCAGGCGCTGGACATCGCCGATGGCCCGGATGCGGTGATGGCCTGGGTGCGGGAGCGGGGTCATCGCCTGATCGACGACCTCGGGCGGCCGGCCGCGGACCTGGCAGGGATCGGGGTCGGCGTACCGGGACCCGTGGACCACGCCTCCGGGCGGCCCATCAGCCCGCCCATCATGCCCGGATGGGACGGTTTCGACATCGCCGGCCGGCTGGGGGAGGAGTTCCGCGCCCCCGTGGTGGTGGACAACGACGCCAACGTCATGGCGCTCGGGGAGCACCGAGCGATCTACCCGAGCGAGCGCGAGATGCTGTTCGTCAAGGTGGCCACCGGGATCGGCTCGGGCATCGTCATGGACGGGCGGCTGCGTCACGGCGCGCAGGGGGCGGCCGGCGACCTCGGGCACCTCACGGTCCCGGGGCAGGAGGGTGTGCCCTGCCGGTGCGGGAACACGGGGTGCCTGGAGGCCGTGGCCGGAGTGGGAGTGATCGCCCAGCGGCTGCGGGAGGCCGGGGTGGGGGACGGCACCGTGGACTCGCTCCTGGCGCTGGTCAGATCAGGCGACGTGACCACGAGCCAGCAGCTGCGCCAGTCCGGCCGGCACATCGGCGTCATCCTCGCCAATGCGGTCAGCCTGCTCAACCCGGCCAGGATCGTCATCGGCGGCGTGCTCGCGGTCGCCTCCGAACAACTCATCGCCGGGATCAGGGAGGTCGTCTACCAGCGATCGCTCCCGCTGGCCACCGAGCACCTGGTCATCTCCACCGCCCGGGCGGGCAGCAGCGCGGGCATCGTGGGGGCTGCGACAATGGTCGCGGACGAGTTCCTCGCGCCTTCCGCGATCGAGGCGCTCATCACCGTCTAGGAGGACTAAGTGCAGCAGCGCTCCGCAATGGTCGTGCGAGGCGGGTGGGAGGGTCATCAGCCTGTCGCCGCCTCCGACCTGTTCATCCCGTTCCTGCGTGACGCGGGGTTCGACGTCACCATCGAAGACGCCCTGGAGGTCTACGCCGACGAGGCCGTCATGGCCTCGACCGATCTCATCGTGCAGTGCTGGACCATGGGCGAGATCCTGCCCGACGAGGCCGCCGGGCTGGTGACCGCCGTGGAGAACGGCACCGGCCTGGCCGGCTGGCACGGCGGGCTGCTGGACTCCTTCCGGCAGGCCACCGAGATCCACCAGGTCATCGGCGGACAGTTCGTGGCCCACCCGGGGGACCTCATCGACTACGAACTCGAGGTCGTCCCCGAACGCGCCGACCACCCGATCCTGGCCGGGATGCCGGCGAGGGTGTCCGTGCACACTGAGCAGTACTGGGTGCACACCGACCCGCTCAACGACGTGCTGATGCGCACCACGCACCGCGCCCGTCCGGGCTTCCCGTGGCACGAGGACGTCACCGTCCCGGCGGTGTGGACGCGCCGGTGGGGCCAGGGCAAGGTGTTCGCGTGCGCGCCCGGGCACACCGCTCGCGAACTGCAGGAGTCGTGGCTGCGGGAGATGATCCAGCGCGGCATGCTCTGGGCGGCCCGCGAACGCTGAGCGCCCGGCCGGGCCGGGCTCGGTTCAGGCACCCCGGGCGGTGACCAGGGTGTCCAGCAGGGTCCGGGCCTCCGTGCGCTGCAGGGGGGTGCCCACGGAGTCCTCCAGCAGGCCCTGCCAGATCCGCTGCGCGGCGTCGGTGTTGCCGAGTGCGCGTTCCAACAGTCCCGAGTGCAGGCGCAGTCGCACCTCGTTCAACCGGTCCTGGCGGCCGTGGAGCAGGCCGCGGGCCCGGTCCAGGTGACGGCGCGCCGCATCCGTGTCCTTCAGCGCGAGAGCCAGATCGGCCCGCGCGAACCGGTAGTCGGGCTCGAACGCGTCGTGTCCCACCAGCGCCAGGGCCTCGCGCACCTCATCCAGGGCGCGCTCCGCGAGCGCCGGATCGCCCTGGGAGGCGAGGATCGAATCGGCCAGGGCGCATCCAGCGAACACGGTGATCGCCGGGTCCTCCTTCTCCAGGGCCTCGCGGAAGGCACCCGTGGCGATCTCGAGGGCACGCCGGGGCTTGGACTGGGCGTTCAGGATGGTGGCGAGGTGCGCTGTAGCCATCACCCGGAGTCGATCCAGGCCGTGCTTGGTCCCGAACACGATCGCGTCGCGGGCCTTGCGCTCGGCCGCACGGGGTTGCTCCAACTCGCTCAGCGCCAGGGCGTGGAAGTCGATCGAGAGCAGCCGGCCCGCGAGGCTCGTGTCCAGGAACGGGTGCTCGGCCACCTCCTGTGCCGCGGCGACCGCGTCCTCGCACCGGGCTGCGGCGACGTACACCTGCACCACGCCCTCGAGCGCCGCGGTGCGGGCCTCCCCCGGTTCGGGGTGCTCGGCGAGCACGCCCTCGAACACTCGGATGGACTCGTCCACGGATCCGGCCAGGGCCTCCAGGTTGCCCCGCTCGATCGCGAGCCATGACGGGGTCGGCCCGGGTTCGTTCATGATCGCCTGGAGGAGTCGACGTGCCTCGTCGAACCGTCCGGTCAGACGCGCGAACCTCGCCTGCTGGTAGCGGTGCTGGAGACGGTTGGCCGGGCGTCCGTGGGTGGCCGCGGTCGCCGCGACCAGGTACGCGTCGGAGAAGCGCTCCTCGGAGTACAGGAACGGGATCAGCGCGACCATGCTGCCCGAGACCTCATCCGGCAGGTCCATGTCCGCCGCGATCTGACTGGTGGTGACGGCGACCTCCACGTGCGACCGCATCCACTCCAGGGCGCCGGCCGCGTCCTCGGGCACGTCGGAGACGTCGAGCGTGGTGTCCGGCGGCGGGACGTCGTCGCGTTCCGGTACCCGCGCGGGCGGTGAGGCCAGGCCCTGCGAGGCGCGTTCCCAGGCGAGGCTGTAGCGGGTGATGAGGGATCGGGCCAGGCGTGCCACGCGCTCGGCGTGGGCGGATACCGGCACCTCGTCCAGGGCGCGGTTGGCGGCCGCGACCCGCACCGCGTCGTGCAGGTCGTAGCGGCCGTCGCCGTCCTGGCTCAGCAGGTTGTCGCGTTCCAGCGACTCCAGCACGCTCACCGTCTGGTCGGGCTCCATCGTGGCGGCGAAGGAGACCTTCACCTGGCAGGAGGTGAGGCGACCGGGGTGCTGCGCGAGGAAGGAGAGCACCTGGCGGTGCGAGCCCGGCAGGGTCAGGTAGGAGTCGTCGATCGCGGGGACCAGGCCGATCTCGATGGTGTCGAGGCGGCGCACGTGATCACTGAGGAACCAGCCGGGCCGCCGTGCCGCCTGGCCCGCGAGCACGGTGATCGCCAGCGGGAGCCCGCCGCAGCGGTGCGCGAGGGCATCGAGCGCGGCGCGGTCGGCCTCCTCGCCCTCCTCGGCCACGTGGGGGCCGACGAGGTCCTCGATCAGGGAGACCGCGCGGGGCAGGGAGAGCGGCGGGACCACGTGGTGGGCGATGGCTCCCTCCCAGCGGATGCGTCGTCGCGAGGTCGCGATCAGGGTGGTGTCGCCCGGGAGCCGGGCCGCTATGGCGGCCAGTGACTCGTCGGAGGGCACGTCGTCGAGCACCACGATCCCGTGGACCTCATCGTCACCGGCGTGTCGGCGCAGCGCGGCGCCGATGCCCTGGGCCACCTCGTGCGGTGGGAGGGGTTCGCGGTCGGAGTCCCCGGATGCGGTACGCAGCGCGACCTCGAGGACCACGGGGCGCGCCAGCCGGTGCGCTACCTTCCGGGCCAGGGCGCGGGCGAGTGCGCTCTTGCCCACACCCGGCATGCCGGTGAGGACCACCACGGCGGGTGGCCCGACGGCGTCCCGTGCGCGCGAGGAGTGCGGGGCGATCTCGTTCAGGGTGCGGGCGGCGAGGTCGGCCAGCTCCTCATCGCGGCCGATCACGCGGGTCGTGGTGGGCTCGAGTGCGACCACGTTCAGGCTGGGGCGCGTGCTGGCGCCGACACCGGCGTCGCCACGCACCAGGCGCGCGTGCGCGGCGCGCAGCGGCTCCACGAGGTCGGGTCGGCCGAGCACGGTCACGATGTCCGCGACCAGGGTCGGGTCGAGGCGGCGCCGCCCGTCCCGGAACGCGTCGTAGACGGTGACGCGACCGGGCAGGGGTATCCACTTGGAGTCGCCGCGCGCCTCTCGCAACTGACCGATGAGCGTGGCGATCTGTCCGAAACTGGGCGACCCGTTCGCGGCGCGCAGCTCCCTCAAGCCTCGCGCCAGGTCATCCAGGGACGTTGCCTCGTCAAAATCCCCCATTGTTCGAGGATACGACGCCGCCGCCCGCACCGGGCGCGACTCGTGCGACCCCGTGCCCGTCGCGCCGGGCACGGGTGTCATTCCAGGGTCCACGCCCCCTCCGTGCGGATCACCACGAGAGAGGGTCCGGCCTGCAACTCGATGGCCACGATCTCGGCGATCTCGTCCTCGATCAGCACGCGTTCACCCTCGGCCGTGACCTGGGCCAGGGTGAGGTCCTGGACGGAGGTGAGCGTGGGGGTCGCCGCGTCACCGAGCCACTGCAGGACGACATCGCCCTGCGAGCGCGCCGGCAGGGCGAGTTCGGGCGCGTCCTGCACGGGTGCGATCCTCACCGTCCACTCGCCCTCGGCCTCGATGCGCAGGTCGCTCGGCGCGTCGGGGTCGTCGCCGGCCTCGTCGCTGCCGATGAGGTCCAGGCCGAAGGCTGTGGTGCCCTCATAGGCGCCGTCGGCATCGACGAGGTCGTCCCCGATCTGGGATCCGGCGCCGTCGAGGACGACGACGGTGAAGTCCTCGTTGCCGGTGTACTCGGCAGTGATGATGCCGTAGGTGGCTCCCTCGGGCAGCGGCAGGACGGCGTCGCCCGTCCCGTCTAGGTCTCTCGCCTCGAACGCCGGCTCGGTCGGCAGCGCGGTGGGTTCGACAGTCGGCTGCTGGGTGGGGCTCGTGGTCGGATCGGCCGTGGGGTCGCCGGTGGGCGAGGCGGTCTCGTCCTCCGCCGACTCCGTCGCGTCGGCGTCCTGACTCGCCTCCCCGGTCGACTCGGTGGCTGTCGCCTCCGCGTCCCCGTCCGTCCCGCCGGGAGGGTACAGGGAGAGGTAGACGCTGGCGGCCCCACCCACGAGGGTGATCACCAGGCCCCACACCACCAGGGTCTTGCGGCTGGGGGCCTGCCCGAGCGCGATGACGCCGAGCAGGAGCGCCACGCCGAGCACCACCCAGCCGACCACCACGGTGGTGGGGATCAGGGCGAGCACGGTGCCCACGATTGCCGCCACGAACCCCGTCACGCCGATCGGGGTGTGCTTGGGTTCCGGTGGACTCGCGGGGGTGAGCGGGGTGGGCGCAGTCGTGGACCGCCACTCCGGGGAGCCGCCCGGGCCGGTGCCCTGCGGGTTCGGTCGGTCCGGCTGCTCGGGAGGGGATGTCATCGCGTGTCCCTAGGGGGGTCGGGGGCTTGGCGTCGAGGTTACCTTCTTTGCGGATCGTTGGCTTTCTCGGTCAGGACGGCGCGTGCCGCCTCTCGCACGCGCTCCTCGAACGCCGGGTCCTCCTCGGCGCGCTGCACCAGGGCCTCGGTCATCGCGGGCACCACGCTCGGGTCCGCGGAGGCCAGCACCAGGTCCACGCCCGCCTCGATCGCGCGCACCGCGCGGTCGCCCGGCGCCACATCGGTCACGGCGGCCGCGGCCGAGACGTCATCGGTCATGATCACGCCGTCGAACGCGAGGTCCTCCCGCAGGATCCGCACCATCTCGGGGGAGAAGGTTGCGGGGTTGTCCGGGTCGATGAGGGCGTACGTGGCGTTCGCGAGCATCACGTACCGCGCGCCCGCCTCGATCCCGGCCTCGAAGACGGCGATGTCCTGCGAGTCCGCGGTCACGACCTCGTCCACCACATCTCGTGCGGTGTCGGTGTTCTGCGTGACGTGTCCGAGGCCCGGGAAGTGCTTGATCACCGGCTGGACCCCCGCCTGCTGCATCCCGCGCGCGAACGCGCCGGCGCCGTCGATCACGCTCTGCGCCGTGTTGCCATAGTTGCGGGAGTAGTACCCGATCGGGGCGTTGGCCTGCTGGTTCTCGGCGGGCACCAGGTCCATCACCGGGGCGAGGTTGAGGGTGATCCCCGCCTGCGCCAGCTCGGTGCCCCAGGTGGTGGCCGCGGCCGTGAGGTCGGTGGCGGGCCAGGTGGCCTGCTCCATGGCGGAGGGGATGTCGGAGAACCCCGGGCCGCGCAGCACCTGCACGTTGTACCCCTCCTGATCGGTGGCCACCAGCATGACGGGAGCATCGCCGTCGGGCAGGGTGGTGTACTGCTCCACCAGTTCCGCGGTGGCCTGGACCCCGGCCTCGCTGCGACCGTGCAGGAAGAGGTTCCCCACGTGGTGGTCCACGAT
Protein-coding regions in this window:
- a CDS encoding ABC transporter permease, with product MSGSTKTSETKEVTHGSASGGARPSFLSGAAGRNAGLVLALIALTLVGWITAGDSFLNGDNFMTILRLAAVIGVLSIGMTFVITGGGIDLSVGSVMGLATVWASTLATQTMAENTHWIVMVFTALAVGTVCGLINGLLIAYGKVVAFIATLAMMVSARGLAEMISNRQTQIVDVDSFLDFFRAEPLGVPVLVIMFAVVAVLGWILLNRTTFGRRTIAVGGNAEAARLAGIKVNRHTMMLYGLAGFTAGIAAIMMLARTTAGTSTHGMLYELDAIAAVVVGGTLLAGGRGTIVGTVFGVLIFTMLSNVFTQNNMSISAQAVAKGIIIVAAVLLQQRFAERGLAKGGG
- a CDS encoding sugar ABC transporter ATP-binding protein; the protein is MVSADPPQPPLLQMRGIVKTFPGARALDGVDLEVRAGEVHCLLGQNGAGKSTLIKVLSGAYQPNEGEILVNGERVVIHNPVAALAHGVATMYQELDVVDGLSIAENVYLGHELARGGFTQRRELTRRTREILHRLGHGELSPHREVATLPAAGKQIVSMARALSHEAKVIVMDEPSAVLDSGEVENLFRVVRELTAQGVAVVYISHRMEEIREIGDRITVLKDGASVGENLDVASTPTADLIRLMTGRSLTAGSFPQRPGVPENAETVLRVTDVQVPGLLHDINLSVRAGEVVGLAGLVGSGRSEILETIYGARRASSGTVEIAGTRLRPGSVPQAVAAGVGLCPEERKFQGLLLDEAVFRNITLASFARMGNSGFLNERAEREVSQEKAQALDLRPTGIERAIRTLSGGNQQKALLARWLVHGCRLLLLDEPSRGVDVGARAEIYALVKELTDAGVAVLVVSSEIEEVIGLSDRVLVVNEGRIVHEAPADQITEHRVLDLVMEQSHNTEGSAA
- a CDS encoding ROK family protein, translated to MPVDGLSKFAPRPTGAGETFQLFRDGEPRTRASLVAATGQSRSTVAARIDALVGTGLLGPSGEADSTGGRPPATFAFRPHSRIVLGVDLGAHHARIGVTDLAGTVLTEHQQALDIADGPDAVMAWVRERGHRLIDDLGRPAADLAGIGVGVPGPVDHASGRPISPPIMPGWDGFDIAGRLGEEFRAPVVVDNDANVMALGEHRAIYPSEREMLFVKVATGIGSGIVMDGRLRHGAQGAAGDLGHLTVPGQEGVPCRCGNTGCLEAVAGVGVIAQRLREAGVGDGTVDSLLALVRSGDVTTSQQLRQSGRHIGVILANAVSLLNPARIVIGGVLAVASEQLIAGIREVVYQRSLPLATEHLVISTARAGSSAGIVGAATMVADEFLAPSAIEALITV
- a CDS encoding ThuA domain-containing protein, whose amino-acid sequence is MQQRSAMVVRGGWEGHQPVAASDLFIPFLRDAGFDVTIEDALEVYADEAVMASTDLIVQCWTMGEILPDEAAGLVTAVENGTGLAGWHGGLLDSFRQATEIHQVIGGQFVAHPGDLIDYELEVVPERADHPILAGMPARVSVHTEQYWVHTDPLNDVLMRTTHRARPGFPWHEDVTVPAVWTRRWGQGKVFACAPGHTARELQESWLREMIQRGMLWAARER
- a CDS encoding tetratricopeptide repeat protein, translating into MGDFDEATSLDDLARGLRELRAANGSPSFGQIATLIGQLREARGDSKWIPLPGRVTVYDAFRDGRRRLDPTLVADIVTVLGRPDLVEPLRAAHARLVRGDAGVGASTRPSLNVVALEPTTTRVIGRDEELADLAARTLNEIAPHSSRARDAVGPPAVVVLTGMPGVGKSALARALARKVAHRLARPVVLEVALRTASGDSDREPLPPHEVAQGIGAALRRHAGDDEVHGIVVLDDVPSDESLAAIAARLPGDTTLIATSRRRIRWEGAIAHHVVPPLSLPRAVSLIEDLVGPHVAEEGEEADRAALDALAHRCGGLPLAITVLAGQAARRPGWFLSDHVRRLDTIEIGLVPAIDDSYLTLPGSHRQVLSFLAQHPGRLTSCQVKVSFAATMEPDQTVSVLESLERDNLLSQDGDGRYDLHDAVRVAAANRALDEVPVSAHAERVARLARSLITRYSLAWERASQGLASPPARVPERDDVPPPDTTLDVSDVPEDAAGALEWMRSHVEVAVTTSQIAADMDLPDEVSGSMVALIPFLYSEERFSDAYLVAATAATHGRPANRLQHRYQQARFARLTGRFDEARRLLQAIMNEPGPTPSWLAIERGNLEALAGSVDESIRVFEGVLAEHPEPGEARTAALEGVVQVYVAAARCEDAVAAAQEVAEHPFLDTSLAGRLLSIDFHALALSELEQPRAAERKARDAIVFGTKHGLDRLRVMATAHLATILNAQSKPRRALEIATGAFREALEKEDPAITVFAGCALADSILASQGDPALAERALDEVREALALVGHDAFEPDYRFARADLALALKDTDAARRHLDRARGLLHGRQDRLNEVRLRLHSGLLERALGNTDAAQRIWQGLLEDSVGTPLQRTEARTLLDTLVTARGA
- a CDS encoding glycoside hydrolase family 3 N-terminal domain-containing protein, which produces MRLPRTLAAALGLLALAACTSPNPAGPLSPTGPDPSATGSPTAQPSEQPSATSSADPTPSPTPDPLTGMSLEEIVGQVIMTGAPVDAGGVAEVTRTAIVDHHVGNLFLHGRSEAGVQATAELVEQYTTLPDGDAPVMLVATDQEGYNVQVLRGPGFSDIPSAMEQATWPATDLTAAATTWGTELAQAGITLNLAPVMDLVPAENQQANAPIGYYSRNYGNTAQSVIDGAGAFARGMQQAGVQPVIKHFPGLGHVTQNTDTARDVVDEVVTADSQDIAVFEAGIEAGARYVMLANATYALIDPDNPATFSPEMVRILREDLAFDGVIMTDDVSAAAAVTDVAPGDRAVRAIEAGVDLVLASADPSVVPAMTEALVQRAEEDPAFEERVREAARAVLTEKANDPQRR